The window tttattatccAACCCACCTTTTTACCGTCATTAAATGAATAAAGGCGATGCACATAAAACATGTCACTCAGGCTGTTGTAAATGTCAGAACGTGGTCGGAACGGTAGCCCGAAGCGCCGAcgcaaacatttttaaagagaATATGAATTACCTGATAATTTACGAGTATGATCTGGTGCAGATAATTGGACACTGTATAGCTATGCTTGTTATTATGCgagatttaattttgtaaactgCTCACACCATATTTGTATCAACTCCATATATTGCAACTCTCATACTATGGTCGATTTCTAAAAGGACATATAATTTGTCGCTTTGTAACTCCCCaaacagtattaaaaattgtaaaaacacTGCTCTCACTAAAAAACAACTCGATTCATCCAATGGTAAATCTGCTGTCTGGCCACCATGATACTGTAGTAACAGGACTGACAGCAGGATTGGATCATAATCGTCTTTGCTTGGATCCCAAATTTCAAcgaaaacagaaaatataacaaaaaaaaattcgttgTTATTGTTGTTAGCATGAATGAATGTGAATCTTAACATCTTATCgttatctttttcttttccagGTTTGCAAGCCAGACATCGACTGCAACTTGCCCGAAAACAGGTGGCGATACATCGAGGACTTCAAATGTAATGGGGCCGATGAAAAGCTTATGAAAGAAATGCGGTTATCCTTCCCCAGTGGCCATTCTTCCTTCTCTGCTTACACTATGCTTTACTTTTCTGTGAGTATATATTTCATTCCTTTTGCAAATTATCATACTgctggtattttttttattttggtagaATTGTCCCTAGTGCGGTCGTCATGGTCCGCCTATAAACATCCTCTTTTGGATTTATATTGGAATTTAAGATCGTTCGTCGTAAATCTTCTCGGTCATTAACGTTAGTGGACCACTTGCAGACACTACTGTTAGTATTTTAGGGCACCTAATTAGCTCGAAAGGGAAACTAATATGGTTCGGAAGCTAATATGCCTTTATAATGGTAGAGGAAGATAGAATTAGTCTAATACTATCTAATGATGTATTCTTATGATCGAATTGAGTAAAAAACACCAATCTGTATCTTTCAGATGTACCTCCAGAAGCGCTTCACGTGGCGAGGCTCCAAACTCCTCCGCCATGGGCTCCAGTTTGTCCTTGTCATGTTGGCCTGGTATACCGTCATGACTAGGGTCTCAGACTACAAGCACCACTGGAGCGATGTGCTTGCTGGCTTTAGCATTGGTCTTCTATACGCTGTTATCATtgtaaatatctattttagtAACTTCAGTACaaaattagttatttaaaattagaccTTTTGCTAGTACCGAGAAGTTTAATCAGTTAATATTATCATCATCACTTTGTCAGTAATATCGTTACTAGGTCGGATGCCTTCGCTAGTCTATTCAGTTCACTCTTGTAATGAAGGTGAAGCAtctatcatttattattattattatatatcatatatttatcatttacttgagcaaaaatgttaaataaagattatttaactACCGAATAATATTGTCTTTGGTTTAAATACTACGATCTAGTTCGTTTTCTTTACAATAACCGGCATGTGACAGTTTCCACTAAGGAAGTgccacaaatttaaaataaacgtcGCCTTAACACGTAATTTTCTCATTTCCAGTTCACATTCGTGTCCGACCTCCGCAAATCCGTGCGGATGCGTCCGCCGGCGCGCAGTGCCGAACTGCACGTCACCAACGGCACCAACCACAACACCATGGTGCACGTCTGACAGACACCACCCAGCGAGTCGGTCTCCGACGAGGAACCATGATCCGAACCTCCGAATATATCGTGGATATCACACGAATATTATCAGTGAGTGATGTGACTCTATTTAGATGATATAATTGTAGATGGTAGGTAGTGTTAAAAACAGTCGTGATTCCTTTGATATATGTCGGTCTCCGATGAGGAACCATGATCCGAACCCCCGAAAATATAGTGGATATCACAAGAATATTATCAGTGATGTGACTCTTTGTAGATGATATAATTGTAGATGGTAACATTGAAAATTGTCCGATAAGGACACCTGATCTGAATATGATCAGTGAGTGTAAAACAGAGGTAGTATTTCACATGATTCCTCTAATGTACTGCATTAATTTGGTGGAGTTCTAGACCAGACATCTAACAAATCTGAGTCCAAATCCTCATCAAATGTAACGTTGATATCACACGAATACTAGTGAGTGAAGTGAGTCTTTATAAATGAAGTGAATTTTGAAACAACAGTAATGTTTCCCATCATTCCTTTGATGTACCTACAAGAAAAGCAAGTTTGTAATTGCAATGCAATTCTAAAATTGACACAATGCAATTCTAAAATTGCTTGGCAATGATGATGTTACTGATATATTTAGTCTTGAGAGACATAACACGGCAAGTAAATGAATTGAATGAGACATGTTGTctgttgtaaaattttacatctAGACATATTAACTTTATACCTAGACCGAATTAAAGTCTACTACCAACTAAACATAACAGATGTCTAGGGACATTCGTTAATGAACTACGATtgcgaaatttaaattaaactagtTATTGTAACAGATGCTAATTAACAATGTACATTAATTTACGTTTACTTGcaaattaatttagaaatatgtACAAATTGTTTGTTATGAGCATAATTTGAGTACTtcatatttcatacaaatcgtttttatttaatgcacTGCTGTATGAATTGCTTAACCGTGGATTTTATGCAATTCCTCAACagaataactaaaataatttattcgaaCATGCTTTTAGACACTTAAGATAACGTTGcaattttacttataataagaccatatttattttaatattggcagtgaaaaaatgaataatgggtacttttaatattttattttctacctCTTTTCTTTCTTCAGCCATATGCTTTACTATTCTCGGAAAACTGTGTTTTTgccttaattattaatatttttaatatttattaaattaaattaatatttattaaaactctgctactaaaaaaattttttgcaattttaaagtacatttttttgcTGCAAacgttttattgaaattttttcggaactaagtatataaattaagtatagTTAGAAAAATTATCAAGTACTGCAGATTTTCTTAATAACCGATAAGATCATTTGcactttaatttaataacccAAAGGGTAAAAAgttagtatattttaaatatatgtatgtatatatttatataaaaatggcAATGCAAATTTGCAAGGTTTTACCCAAGGGAATTAGTTATGTTGTTATTGATAACATAAatcgtaatttttatttataacattgcattttatacaatatagATTTAGATCATCGGTTTTGAGGTCTTGAAGACCGCAAGCCTGTATTTTTATACTGTGATATAGTTttagaatataattatttgagtTTATGGagagtataattatattttagatttaagattAGGTGCTAATTAAGtatcaaaaatgttttagatgtaaagatatttaaaattttatatatattttttttgtctaaattATACTAGTCTGTCTGGTTTAAGGAAGCTATGCAAGTAatgtttaatcaataaaacgACATAAGTATTTTGTCTAAAGAAATTATGAGATTCGCAACATCGTTTCTAATTACATGAATCTGCTTtcttacctatatatatatatctattaagGAGGGGTTATTAATCAAAGTTGACACTGTATATGTCTTTTTTCTCATTCCATCTTTTCGGTTAAATTCAGTGATAGAGAGAGAGAAGCAAGACCGATAAAGATACATCAATTTTCGTGAATAACCTCTAAAGTATCATGAAATAAGTCTGAAAAACAGCATCTACACAGTTCGAAGAgcaatttaagaaaaaaaaattttgatgaattatAAAACTTGCATAGTGTTAACGTATATGTGTTGTAAAAACACGTATTAGAAAAAACAcatatcataatattttaaaatcttaaattttaattttcttatttgttgAAATGTGAGCGCCTACCTGCTTTcacaaaagtttttaataagtaggtatattttaaaagctgGATGCTTGTTGCAATGGTTAGtcttacattattattgtatatgaaatatgtgtaaaaaatattgtataattgtaatttgtaagtatttaaattagttAACATTGAAGACGGGCCGAAATTGGTATTGTTATTTCGCTATATCTATAATGACAGCTTCAAAAGCGACATCtatctacaataaaaatttggtaaatcaaaatatacagGGTTACTAGTATCAAATATAAAACCTTTTACCTACTTGCTCAGGCCATCACACTAAACAACCTTTCCTATGAAGCCAACACCGAAATCgtgagaaaaagaaataaaataatttagctGTTATATATTTGCCACGttaggtaattaattttgtatgaaatgatATGGAGCTTTTTTTGATAAGCATTTGAAGTAAccctatataaatatacagagAGGAGAGTTTTGGCACAAGTCAAGAATCCTACTTGACAAAGTCTTACTCGTATTGGGCTTTGATTTATTCAAGTGTTGTTtttgtgtatatattttttgatctacttattaatttaatgttacttactacttatatatccgtgcaatattaaattttgtatagtaTTATTACTAGCTATTTTACCATTAAAAAttgaagttattttaaatttcatatgaATAAGTATAAATCATTGTAATTGGAGTAATTCATTATATATTTCGAATTCTATGGTGGGTAGGTATTAtacttaaaatgtataaaaatcccAGTGttaactaatttaaatatatttattgtacatGCACTGCCTTTTTAATTAGATAGGCTTACGGCagctttatttatactttatttaatgtttaaacatttgaaagcataataaatattgttctgacaacaattttttttattaccaaaCCCAATTGAACCCCAGCTTTTTGTAAGAATAAGGTCTagaattaaaatcattctaatCAATAGGGATGTGGCAAAGAAACTATCAAGCTATCACCTTTAatccctattttttttaaagtaaggaCACAAATTCTAATCTACGGTAAACTTTGAAAGTAATAAAGTCGGAATTTACATAAGAGTGAATAAGAAGCCCTGCATTTTATTTGACGCCAAGCGCCTGCAAGATGCGTTGTTGCGTATTGCGGTAAAAGATTTTAGGAGAAAGCTTTATAATGGCCCATCCACACTTGCCGCCGGGTTCGCCGCCAGCTTGCAGACAGTCTTGATTAGtagagtaggtatatattgcACGTGCTGGCGGCTCATGTAAAACTACCTCTTCCCTGAAGCTATGCTCTCATTGGATTTTAAATGTAGCCTGTTACTTCATAGAAACAATTCGGGTGGATACATTATCctactagtattataaatgcgaaagtttgtgaatatgtcaggatgtcagtatggatgtttgttactctttcacgcaaaaacttctgaaccgattacgatgaaatttggtatgtaggtagttgaagacccagaataacatataggctactttttatcccggagttcccgcgggattgatagggtttccatgcggacaaagtcgcgggcggcctttagtaaataaaaagaaatgtatgcggtacaaattacacagctttaaaaagtctaaaaggtcatgttcagcagttaactgatagaattgagactcaaatagtggcaggctgttagcccatcgcctaaaggaagaaacccaagttttttatcttttcccatacatatacttactttAATAATGAGGAATAGACAGAGACTTGTCACAATTTGCACGACAAGTACGTTCTTTTGTACCATATTCATCCTATAAGCATTCATCAATCTCTGACATATACGTCGGCTGCTTACTTGACAGTCTTGATTGACACCAAAAGGTTATTGGTATTTGTAAGGGATTATTGGATTTTGTGatgcatatatatgtatgtgtagtgaCTTACTTACTATCCATACGAAGACTAATCAGCTGATCAACCAATATGTATGGGgggagtaaaaatattgtttcactTTTGGCTATTAGTTTTATGTAAACCTACTACAGTTTCAACGTTCCAATCACAGGTCCAAACTGAAATTGTATGTGTACGATTACGGTTGCAATTATTCAaccaaatattatatactaaagTAGTTTTTGATAAGATACCTCAATACCCGTTATCTACCTACCCGCAGATCTAATATCAGTGACACTTATCACTCGATAAGAGGCGGTCGTACTTactgttacaaaaatataataaaaacatttcaacATGGCGTGTGACAGAGTTTTTTGCAATATGTTTTTGGATTTCCTTGCCTTAGCTTGTGGTAAGTACAATTTATTGTTGTTTAGtgaattttatgaatgaagaTCATCCAAATCTTTTGGCCCAGTGCATGACAACTTAGATAATCACTTTAGGAGTAGGTTTAACTTCTACAGTAATAGACTGATTGTATCAtctgaattaaattttacaatcacCTGTTTGAATCTgaggttatttatttatttactacacTTACAACTACTTACAGGCTAAGCTCAATAGAAGACAAATTTCAATTGTACTCATCAAAAGAATAGCTCTTTTCTGATTTAAACTCCCGTATTTTGTCACTGAAAAGAAGGAGCATGTGATCAACAAGACGATTCGCTAATATCCGTTCTGCCGACAATACTATcgcaaaaaaacaaataatttaacggTTCACCACTCGCAAAGTCCTTGTGGGCTCAATATAAAGGAAACTGATAGTTCCAACTGTGCCTTTGACGaaacaaattcataaataaactacTGAGTTGTAGATCTATATAATAACAAAGGTAAAGATCATTCACCACATCCAGCCATAGTCTTAAGTCTTTCTGACGATGATGTTatgatgatttttatataagattGCTTTCAAAATCTAGTAAAGGTTTGATTAGGTTTTGTCGACATAAATCAACAAGTTCCAGCAATTGGGACTATTAGACTACCTAGGTATTGGAGGTGTGATTCACACGTTTACTCTTATCAAAGGTTTTATTTTCACGAAGCTTATCAATGACTCACTATACCACGTTTCTGCACGGCCAACTATTTAGCTTTACTTGTAGACatgtaatttaaataggtatctaatttttaagtaagaaTTAAGTAAAATGCAATCTTTCTTACTTGACACATCGACTTAAAATGAACCATATTTCCTCACGACCTATTCTCTTCCCTTCTAAGGATCTGATAGTCtattgtaggcaaccttctttatATGctatagcaacggttgccatggtttGTTTAGATAGGAAAAAAAAGTcagaaatcatttttattattaacagaaGTATGTGAACTCAAAATGAGTACTTTTACTTATAGGTTTAGGTAccatttctttaataaatacaacttttattaagtttttgatcacgtctatatcccttgcggggtagacagagccaacagtcttgaaaagactgataggccacgttcagctatttgtctgAAAGaaagcattgagattcaaatagtggcaggttgctagcccatcgcctaaaagaagaatctcaagtttataagcctatcccttagtcgccttttacaacatccaagggaaagagatttatttttattgtaaaaaatactactataaatttgattatttctctcctcttttctccttctgtCTTCTGTAGCGAATAACGTCACTTTGCGACTGTACTTCCTGCATctattaaaattcatttttttccGTATTTCCAGTCTGCATCCCCCTACTGCTGATCCAATTGCAGGCAGAGCCATACCGCCGAGGCTACTTCGAGTCGGACGAAACCATCCGTTACAGATACAGGGAGCAGTCCATTACGGAAGCTGTGCTGGGCATTATAGGGTTCGTCGTCGTAATTCTCACTGTGAGTATtctattgccgtgtggttcccggcactttaatataggaccactccatctctatccgaGGGTGGTCTGTAGTATGTCGATTTgctgtatatataaattttggaGGTGGTCTGACAAGTATAACATCAAGCGAGTTCTTACTTGACGGTTGAAAATCAATTCGTATGGCGTTTAAGGGGGTTTGTTGTAGACGacaaatcaatttaatttgttagATAGTGATCTCAtcaaaggcgattaagggaaaagCAGCGCATACATCTAgtgcaagcttccatgctTGCCTTAGTTGTAACGaagtttttcacttttttcagGTTTTTGTAGCAGAAATATGTCAAAAGAAGCAGAATGCAGTGGAGAAGTCTCTATCTGGGAAGCCGATAGCATCTTGGCTTTGGGAGAGCTACCGTGTGATTGGAGTATACACCTTCGGAGCGGCCTGTCAGCAGCTGACGGTGTCTATAGGGAAATACACCTTGGGGCGACTACGCCCATACTTCTATGAGGTAATGTCTGTCTCTCTCGTCTTTGCGATGGACAATATTAGATCTACCAGATAACCATGATCCCATGTGGACCtgaacctgacttacccaatccagaatcattGTCACAGGGCGCACCCCAGGTTCCTCTTGAGGAGAGaggtaaaaaatgttattgcaTCTAATACCAGAAGGTATCAGAAGAAAATTCGTGGTCATTTGAACCCCGCTTTCAGGAAAAGCGCCGTTGCAGAACTTAATGATAGGGATAActctttcatattttccatggatgacgtaaaaggcgactaagggaataagcaCATTATCTAATGTAGTGAAGCCTTTATGATGGTCTCATAtaatttttaggcgatgggttagcaacctataGCACTATAAgcctcaattccatcactaaccTTAAGGTCATTTCCATCACtaactttcagtcttttcgagactgttggcttgtGATAGTCTGTATAACTTCATATTTTACGCTATAAAAGCCAATCAGAACATGGGTTAATacattgggattcttcttttaggcgatagtcTAACAAACTGCcaataatttgaatctcaatcccatcattTAAATCCATTGAGGTGAACGTAGCCtttgtcttttcgagactgttgactcatatatacatacaaacataaaatcacgactctttcccggaggggtaggcagagactacctctttccacttgccacgatctctgcatacttccttcgcttcatccacattcataactctcttcatgcaagctcggcggtttcgggtacttttgatctgaccctttaccaCTCATATATATGtcatataatgtataatatatcatatatatgtatgtatgtttgataaGATCATGTCTTAACATGTTTCAGGCCTGCCAACCAGTCCCGAATCAATCTACAATCAATGATTTGGGTTACATCATGGACTACACATGCAGGGGTACTGACGAAGACAGGATCATGAATGCTCGGCTGTCATTCCCGTCTGGACATTCCTCTTACGCCATGTACACAGCGGTGTTCTTCATTGTGAGTGCATTTTAATCCAAAAAACCAGAGACTCTTGGCCAGTACCCTGTCTTATTTTGACGTTGATGTGCACACGATTTTATGTCTATCATCTTCGAAATTTTGGTTAAATAATTTCTGTGTGAAACTTTATACTCATTCGATTTTATTACAACAACCTAttattttgtgccgtgtggttcccggcaccggtacaaaaaagaataggaccactccatctctttcccatggatgtcgtaaaaggcgactaagggcttacaaacttgggattctttttttaggcgatgggctagcaacctgtcactatttgaatctcaattctatcattaagccaaatagcacagcatggcctatcagtcttttcaagactgttggctctgtctaccccacaagggatacagacttgatcatctatactaatattataaagctgaagagtttgttttgtttgtttgtttgtttaaacgcgctaatctcagaaactactgaaccgatttgaataattctttcactgttagatagtctatttatcgaggaaggctataggctacattttaccccggatttcctacgggaaacgtcaacaatgcaggtgaaagttgaatgagtcagccatctgcgagctttccacgcgaatgctgcgcaaaccaacaaactgatgtgaagtactcattttttgccacaaaaaagtccgcgagagcatatatctatctcttaaggtttacttacaataaccacttttatgttcattttttaagattattttttcattataaacataagttattttgaaaccaattttctttaattcagtattaatccttatccaaataaatatgtttatgacttttggcttttcatgtagactaaaattgccatttatagtatataaatcagacgaataggttttgagatatagtcgttataagcaatttgcagcgaaatatttaatacggcgaaccagcgttctttctaatacgcgtgaccgcctgaccgcccCGCCTCAAATCAAATCTAAATCCAGCAGTGAAAATCGTATTAAAATCGGAGCAGTGGTTTTGGAGATACATACATGCTAACATTGgtttgcacaaacaaacacacaaacgcacaacctctcaccctaaacgcatataggtatacggtctccgttcggtcgcgggtaatgatgtgggccaagtcgtcgccaagtcgcataacaattagcagctataattgataaagccgaggaggatgtttgcaaaaataaatttgttgcccaaaataacttttccacgcggacgaagtcgcgggcacagctagtatgtatatatgtatgtaccaattAGGTACAGTAAAATCTCTTTATTCGCGGGGTATAGGTTCCATAAATATGCCGCGAATACAGAAACCGTGAATACAGAATGGTAATTTATATAGGTTTATGAGGATGCGTTCCTAGATACTCTCCAAGGCGTAAACGATCCAGCATTTCTATTTTCGCTTTAAGCAGTAACACAGATTTTTTTCGTGTAGAAAACgcgtttttcaattttttttagttgacATTATTAATTACGAAGAACGAAGAGAGCAGTAGAGATGTGTTACTCGATCACAATTTTAAGTAACGAAtgtaaaagataaaacaataaaataggcAAAGCGGCTTTTACCAAAGAACGGAACagcaacatttaaaaatatgctttATTTTCTCAGAAATAAGGTTGCTTTCTtctgtttgtttacattttcaaaaacgCCAACCGCGGTGTTCAAAGTGCTCGGCGGTACCATTTGACGGCATTTGCAAAAGATATTGCCTTAAACACCTATTggaattttgtatgaaattttagatccgcgaataaagaaatttttagccgcgaataaagaaattgggttgcatttttttaaaccgcgAATAGTGAAAACGCGAATGACGGAAGTGCGAATAGGGAGCTTTTACTGTATTTTGAAAACCCGGTTTAACAAGAGGAATATGTTGATATGCACACGACTTTATGTCTATCTTCTTCGAAACGATTTTGCATGATCAATTGGttaaatgatttttctttcaacACTGTCTCTTCACAAGTTATaaactgtaaaattttatataaaagtctggagaaggacatagggtacttttcatcccagTAAAAACTATACTTCCCGTGTGATGTGCGAAAAACCTGTGTATGCTTTTGTATGTGGCGCTAATCCGCTCAGGCGAAGTTAgaggtaaaagctagtagtTCTATTACCCTTAAGATATTTACGTTTTAACGTCAATTGCATTCTACgacagaaatcggaataattcAATACAGACTTCTAAGTACTTTCTACCGTACCTCGCCAAGGTTTCGACGTCATATCTCAAATCaagaaattggaataatatcGACtggattttcttttataagagCAATGTTCTTCCAGTGTTACCTGCAATATAAATGCAAATGGCGCGGTTCGAAACTGTGTCGGCATTTCGCCCAATTCGCTGCTCTAATGGCGGCGTGGTACGTCGGCATCACTCGGGTCCAGGAGAACCAACATCA of the Amyelois transitella isolate CPQ chromosome 19, ilAmyTran1.1, whole genome shotgun sequence genome contains:
- the LOC106137246 gene encoding putative phosphatidate phosphatase, producing the protein MACDRVFCNMFLDFLALACVCIPLLLIQLQAEPYRRGYFESDETIRYRYREQSITEAVLGIIGFVVVILTVFVAEICQKKQNAVEKSLSGKPIASWLWESYRVIGVYTFGAACQQLTVSIGKYTLGRLRPYFYEACQPVPNQSTINDLGYIMDYTCRGTDEDRIMNARLSFPSGHSSYAMYTAVFFICYLQYKCKWRGSKLCRHFAQFAALMAAWYVGITRVQENQHHWSDVGAGFLIGTAIAVFTFVYILKPKVYDSESWEDPQTNGLPRPVLAR